One Hippopotamus amphibius kiboko isolate mHipAmp2 chromosome 12, mHipAmp2.hap2, whole genome shotgun sequence genomic window, TATGTGATCTCATTTTACCTCATTATATaagcctaaaaaataaaataggtgtCATTAGCTCCAAATTATAGATAAACGACCTCTCTGATTAACCCTAGTCAActatgtgttttctttctttgaattcttttaattcttatgGCTGTAAggtaatgattttcttttttgtattaaaatGAGACTAACACCTGCACTTAGTAGGAGAGCACTGGAAAGGTAGTGTAGGCTTTGAAGATAACAGCTATTAAAGCATTTCACAAGCATCATAGCCTTAACATTTCCCAAATGCCCACTAGGTACAGCTTTCTGTCTGTGTGTTATGTTTTCaactaaaataaatttcctaaatATAAGGATAAgacctatatatattttttgaatgaatgtttgTATGTATACCGTACTGCCACAGTGAAAACACAAGTCACGTGGATTAAGGATGTGGAGAATGGGGCTGATCAAGCTTCCCTGTCTGCTAACAACTTCTACAGCAGAAACAAAGTATTAGGGTTTGGAGCCAAGGAAGCAAATGCAAAGGGTATAAGCCTCCAGCCTCTTCCAAATGAGACAGTCCAATCTTTTACATACCGATGTGGGTCAATGTTTTCTACGTTTCTGTTAAACTAAGGTCCTTCTTAACTAGCTGAGTTCTCATTAAAAGTCAGAGTGAGCTATTTTATTTGGGGGAACAGTCAGTTACCTCCACCACTGACTGGCTGCCATCTGGATTGATTCGGAAAGAGCCCATCTGAATGGTCTTCTTGGGATCCACCTGCGCAATTTCCCACTCAAGTTCATCCACCAGAGCCCTGCAagctggggcgggggcggcggtgggagggtgggggtggggtggagagaaaggaatcaaCCCAGGAACTTCCACTCATCCTTCTCCCAGGCCTTGGATCCCATGCCCTCCAAGACTCTGTCTTCCCCACCCACCCTTCctcccatttcttcttttgtgcctTTACCTCCACAGTGGAGATCCTGGCTCCTCCTGGCCCAGGCAGTTCCCAACAGGGCCCCCAGAAGCAGGGCCAGCCAACCCCAGCCTTTCATCTTTAGCGCAATGGGGTTGCTCCACCTGGGTTTGGATTGGAATAAAGCATAGGTGTGAGAAGCCAGCTCCATTGCCCCCGTACctcgtgtcccccccacccctcctccacccagtcCCTCATCCCAAGGCCTATAAAGACCTCAGTGTGATCTGGCTCTACTTTCCAGGAAATGGCCCGGACACAAAGGGGCTCCTCTGTTCCGGCGCTCGAGGCCCGGGAGGCCCCGGGGCGGTGGGTGAGGGCGCGAGCTCAGTACTCGGGGCTTAGACCCAGACACTACGTCGACAGGTGAAGCCTTAGATGTTGGTACTTAAGCGTCCGCTGTCCAGGATTCACAGGGCTATGTGGCAGCCATGGGTTGGTGGTTGGGATTAAGCAAGGACGACAGGCACAGAGGAGCTGCTGGCAAGAAGAGTAGCTGATTCTGGCCAGGAGGTAGCGAGGTGGCTGGCTGGCGAGAAAAGCACTCAATAACGAGGGCCTATTTGGACCCAGCATCGAAGATTGCTGTATCCCCACCTCCAGCCTATAAGCGATTCCCCGTGCGGGCCAGCCCCCTTTCTAAAGACCCCACCACTGCCTTCGCTCCAGTCCAATCCCGACCCTCAGAGCCACTCGCGCCCGTCCCACCTCTGCTCCCAGGGCCGCCGCCGTGGCCCAGGCGCTGGAAGGCAGCCGGACTCTCACTTTAGCTCCCGACCCTAGCACCTGGCTGCGGGGGAGCCGGGCTGTCCAGGCTTCTCCAGGGTGCTCCTGCGCGTTCCAGACGCGGGGTGCCCCGGCGACTGCCTGAGCCAGCTCCTCGAGCCCTAAGTGGATGTCGGAGCAGGGCTCAGATGCGCTGCGGTACTAGTCCCACACCAGAGACCGACCCCAAACCCGCCCCTCCGAACTCTCGCGCGAACAGGCAGCTTAGGAGCGGCTCCCAGGCAGCAAGGACCCCGTTGGATCTCAGGACCCAGACTTGCGTGGCGAGCAGCTCCACGTGACCACCAGGGGTCAGCCGACGAAAAggagtggcttgaagcagggtcaGAGCCTGACGTGGTGCACGGAAGCGGTCAGGCACGCGCGTGCCAACCTAGGTGGGCTTGGACCTTCAAAAAAGAAAGGTGTGCTGCTACCCAGTGAGAAGCCCTGGTTGCAATACCCAGGAAACTACATATCCCAGGAAGCACCGCAGCACCACATAGATTCTGTTAGTAGCTACAGGTTTTAAGACTTCCTGGGACTTGTAGTTTGTGTTTCTCCAACTCCCCTTTTACACATCACAGGGACGTCTTAGAAGAGTCCGACCTTAGGGTTCTAGGCAGCCACAGCAAAGACCTAACACTGCCCAGGAAAGCCATACTCCTCCGATATCATAAATTTTGGACTCCAGAGTTTTACCTTCATTTCTGGGTGGCAATTTGAAAGCCTTAGTTTTTTCCAGTTGTAGTAGGAAGCCAACACAAAGCAGAGGGGCGCTGAAGTTggaaaacaccccccccccccaccccacacacacatttctaaTGAGACAGATgacattcaataatatttttgtttttattttataaaacatgcagtttaaaacaaaatttaaaaaaaaaaataacaagagaaaATTTGGGACAGGAGAGTGGATGGAAGACAGATGCCTCTCAGCTGTCAGCAGGAGCGAAGACAGCAGCCAAGCTTTGTCCAGGACCCAAAGGCCCTTTTGGCAATAATGATGTTGGCAACACTAGTTTGCTGGGACCACCAGACTCTAAATGTGGCCCCTCCAGGCAACCCACAAGCAGTCACACTTAAGCTAGGTCTTGAGCTACTGTTGTATCTTGTCATTGTCCGGGACTTCAGTACTTAGCCAGCTAGGAATTGAGAGGTTTGGTTCCAGGAGCTTCTTTGCCTGTGTATTAATCACCCATGGTATTTATTAAGAACACAAATTACTTTCCATCTGGGTCAATACTAGACTCTGTTTGTGGCCCACTATTTTGCAAAGGATGAAAATGGAATCTGGCTCCTAGACCCTTTGCAACAATTCTGCGGCATTCCCAGTTCTATTAATAGCACCATCTGTAGACCCTGAGCAAGTCCAATTCTGGAAGCAGACAGGGTATAGCTAACTTGGGAAGCCATCTCCCAGTTCTGGGGCCACAGAACACTGGAGAAGGAACTGTTCATTGGGAGAGGGTGAGGTCAGAGGGCCAGCACTGAAGAGAAGACAGCTGCACCTGTCAGAGACAAAACCAAGAGCAATAACTCTTCAGGTGAGTGGAGAAAAAGCACCTGGGACACTTCTTATGAAGAGAAAAGAGGGCATGGACCTGCCCCAAACATTTTAGAATTGGGCAAGAGGAGGTCAGGACCAATAGAGTTTCAATAATAAAATCGATTTCACTGAATGTTGGGAGGattaagtgctttgtaaactgtaaagggcTTTGTATTACCAGCAACGTTGGGGTGGTACTGTTGTTAACGTCATCGTCATTCTTATTACAGTGGGTATAATCCTCACGTATGCAACCAAAACCCACCCAGTCCAGTTCCCCCTGTCCCATCCCAGGCCTTACTCTTGGGACTTGTCTGGCCCTCAGGCTCAGGCACCTTCCAGTCCATCTTTCGACCTTTCTCGTAAAGGCCCTTGAGCACTTTGTGGAAGGACTCAGGCTCAGTGCCATTTTTGCTCAGCTCCAGATACTTTCGGTAAAGCTGAAGGGCTGTGCGGGCATCCTCAATACTGTCATGGGTCTCCCCTTGAATCTTCAGGTCTGGGGGAAGCAGAGGTGGAATAGTTTGGGACCTAGCAAAGGGAGGTAAGAACATGTCCTCTACTCACATCCCCAACTCCCAataaatagcaacaaaaacaCTGACTGCCCTTAAGGGAAAGAGCCAAATACCAACCCTAGTGCATGAAAGGATACTGAAGCTAATTAAATCCATCAGTAACTCTCACCACTAATTCAGGGTTGTCCCTACTCCCCTTCGCCTCTCACACATTTTCATGCTCTTGCTGAGCACAACAAGGGCCTACAAGGCAGAGCAACTCACCTAGAAAGTACCAAGCAAGGAATCGCAGGGAAATCATTCGTTTTCGGGGCATGTGAAATAGATAAACAGTGTCAAGGACTTGGTCCTTGGGTACCTGCCAGGGATAAAAGAATAGGAGACTGAAGGTAGGGGATCTATAATTTCCCATTTTCCAAAAGCACAATGTATACccgggagggagaggggggaacacacagagaaagactcTTAAAAGAGCCCTGCCCGAACCATGAGGTTGATGACCCGGAAGTCCTTCTGCAGACCATGACCCACAAACTTGACTCCAATGTCTATGAGGAAACGAAGCTTTAAGTAGGTAGACTTTAAGGTTGTGAGGTGCTTGGAGGAAATCTTGGCATCAAGGTCCCCTGGCTTTATCCCTGAGTACTGTGTCAAGTAATCCACCACCTAGGGATAGGGAAAAGGTCAAGTCACCCAGGAAGCAAGGTGCACAGTTCCCCCTGCCGCTCTTCCCTAGGTTCTAGGGCACTCGTTATATAAGCACAGGGTCTGTCTCACTTGGATCTTCACATCCTAATACCTGCTCCTGGGTAGAGATGTAGTCATCAATGAAGGGGATACCCTCATTGGGTCCCTGGCCCCTGACGCAGGTAATCCTCGCTACTGACATCTGGCTTGGCTTGATGGTCGACTTGGTGCCATCGCTGCGCAGCTCTGCTTCTTCCTATATGAGAAGAGTTCAtaaggaaatgagagaaatgcGTATGACTCCTAATATCCCCAGAGTTCTGTTCTAAGACCTTTTGGTCTTGGTTACCTCATTAAGGGTGACAAATTCAGCGTCCAGGCCCACCAAGTCCCCAACCTGTGGCATCTCATTCAGCATCAGGGGAATAAAGGTAGTATGTGTTTTCCGCTGCTTCCGTGCTAACGAGGCTTCAGCCAGCAGAACATTTGCCTCAATAGGGTTCTTAACTGGAAGGAAGAATCCAGAAGACAGAtggctggggagagagaagtgACCAGGGGAGGGAAGCCAGAGTGGCTGACCAGAGACTGGGTCTACACTGTGATCCCAATAGCCAAAGCACGTGAGTAAAAAGATCATGTCTGATGAACTGAGCAGGTAGATAGAACAGGTCAAATCAGAAAATTATCAGGAaatatgctaagaaaaaaaaaaagttaacagagaggaaggaaaaagatttttattttggacTTTACCTTAGAAAatccataaaaataaagttacagagACACTATGATTTAAAGGCACCAAAAAGGGACTAAAGAAAGGAGttcactgccaaaaaaaaaaaaagagatcttcACTTGGGGATAAGAACATTAGGCCCAAAATCATAACCTTAGCCATTTTGATCAgactcattccctccctcccatcgcCTCTTCCCGCTACACCCTCAGGATCTCCAGCTTCTAAATTTAAGGCCTGATGCGCATGAATTGCTCTACTATCCCTGAAAATATTAGCACTGGTTGCCAATCCTAATCTTAACAAGCTGGTTCCCAGATCTCTTCCTGAAGACCAATCTAAATTGCCCACACCCTTGGGTCTACACTGTACCACTTACTGTTCAGGTTGTATTTGGAATTAAGATTCCTTTTGATGTAATATAGGATAGCAGGCACTTTCCAATTCATGTCAAACTGCACAGCTTCAtgctataaaagaaaaagcacttaATGGCCTACATATATGCCCCTTTTCCCTTTATCGCAAGTCAGAGACAAGACAGGACTCAGGTGCTATTTTCAGCTCTGCCaatgctttttattattgaggacccatccctccctcctgaaTCTGCCTGGCATTCTCTCGGGCACTGAGGATGCTAGGAAAAGGGGAGATAAAAGGGGGAATGGAACGTGTTACAACTAACCTTATCAATAGGTTCAATGAGAAAGTCATTGAAGAGATACCACTGCTGGTGGGTAACACCCtgtgcagatacagagaaagacTGATGCCAAAGTGATGGCTGGAGCATTCTGGCTCACACTCAAGGACAGACCTGGGACTCCACTCTGGCCACCACTAGGAGTGTCCCTGCCCTGTATGACCTCACTCACCTCCTTGCGCTGGTGGTAGGTCTCTCCAACTTTGATGTGAGCCACCAGGCTGCCCCCTGTGCGTGAGTCCAGGATGTGTACCACAGTGGCCATCAGGTCATACACATGGACACCATgctcctcctctgccctggctgGGCCCCACTGTGAGGGGGTACCCAGGCTGCTAAGCTAAGTTGAAggatggggaaggaaggggaatgGGGACAGACGACAGGGAGTTTGGGGTACAGGGATGGGGGACCAGGGTGGGTTCTTTCCATCCTAGCCCATCTAGGTATGACTCCCAACACTGAACTGAGTCACTCTGGAAAAGCCCACAACTGGTGAAGACTAGGCCttattcccttttttcccctaTACTGAGTTCCACCTTCCCCTTGCCCTGCTTCTGCCCCgaccttctctccccttcctttttgTTGGGGGCTGCCGtgtggcttatgggattttagttccctgacaagggatcaaacccagggccccagcagtgagagcgctgagtcctaaccaccggactgccggggaattcccCCGACCTTCTCTCCCTtattccccatcctcctcccggTTTTTCAACAACCTGCATTTCATCCCCGTCAGTCCAACTGCAAACATCCAGCCCTTTGTTCTTGGTCATCTTCATTCGAATGGAGAAAGGAAGCCAGACATTCTTCAACTCCTCAGTGGAGGGACACATCAGCATGCCCTCTGGACTCCCGAGTTCCTTCCTATCAGGAAAGGAGAATTGGAAAGTTGTCCTGAGGAGATCTGACCAGTGAGAAGAGGAGCCACTGAGTAGTTCAATCCTTTGGCCATTCTACAGACAGTACCTACCAATCAGCCAAAGCAAACTCCTTATTCTTGGAGATGTCCCCACCATGCTTCTTTATTGCCATCTTGAAGGCAACCTGgacacaaaggagaaaatatcCAATTCCTCAGGAACATTAATCACATATGGAGATCAAAAGAGGGAGAAAACTAAAAAGTACTCCGAAAGCCCTGTTTCCAGCCCCAGTCCTGACCTCAGCCTGCATTCTCCAGAAGTCAGCTTCTTTCAAACTGTTCACCTCACAGTTGATGACAAGAATATCTGGCAGGTGGCGGATGTTGCGGGTCTGAATCTGAGAGGATAAAGCAAACAAGGAATGGCAGGGGGCCTATAGGGACAGAAACCGGGACAGGTACAGTTAAGCCCGGATCTACATCCTTCAATTGGGGTTCTTCCCACTCCCTAGAGATCTCCGGATGGTGGTGCTGACCCGGACAGTCCCCGATGAGACCACGGCCCCAACATGCAGGACTCTAGTCCCGTGCAGCAGCCCACTCACCGTGGGCTGGTACTTCTCACAGTTGTCACACCAGGCCTGTGTGTTCTGCTCCAGGCATATACTTCGCTTCAGCACCTGAGCAAAGTCACAGTTCTTCCCGGTTTTATCTGAGAGGAAACTGGATGCTTCACTCCAGGTCCTCCCTGTACCCACTAGGAGCCCCCCAACACCCTCTCCTTGATGTTACAGGACACCTGGGGGAGCCTCCCCGCCCGGCTGTGGGGTATACCACGGTTGCTACCCTCGGGGTAGGAGAGCGTGAAGAGCAGGGTGGAGGAGGCTCGCGCGGTCTCACTGCCACAGCGGCAGAGGCTGCAGTTTTCCATCTCACAGCTGAACAGCTGCCCAATGACAGAGTCCCCCGACGAGCAAAAGCTGCCAAGAGGGGGGCGACACATGCACGGAGGGGCTAGGAGGCCCCTGAGTCGCAGCGGGGCCTGTGGCAGGGCTTTAACCGCCGCGCCCCCGTCCACACCTGCCTCCAGTGCCTCGGTAGGCCTGGGGCCCTTCCAGCTCCTGCAGATCCTGATGCAGCTGAGTGAGGATGAAGCGGTTCCACCTCTGGATGAGCCGGGCCAGGCTGCCCTTGCCTGAAGCCTCATCCGAGTCAGCCAAGATCAGACCGAGCGCTGAGGCCTCAGGGATGGTGCGGAACGCCCGAAGAAAATTACTGCCCTGGAATCCAGGAAATGTGTTGGTGAAAAAgggtcattttctcttttgtagccATTGGCAGAGTGATGACCCTGCCTACGgtccacctcccttccccttttaCTGTCCCGGGTCTCCAGGCACTGACCTGACAAGGGTCACCTCGGGAGAGGTCCAACATGTGGAAGAGGAAGCCCAGCTCACATGCCAGGCAAAACTCCTTCTGGCACAGGTGGTTCTGGATGAGACAGCGAACAGGCTCCAGGAAATAGAGCACCTGGAGAGAAGAGCAGGAGATCTGATGCAGACAACGGGTACAGGGAGGACGAGAGACCAGAAAGTGAAGAGACGGTGGAGAATACAAAGCAGGAGTCCACTCAAGACGAAGAGCTCACAGAGGAGATCTGAAGGCTGTAGGGCAAGAAAGAATGGTAGAGGAGACCAACGTGGACTTGACGGGGGAGGCCTggaagaagaggagggggtgtggggcAGATGGAGAGAAGCAGTCGCCACGTGCACGCTGCAGGAATGCCCAGCCTCACCTGGATCATGCAGTTACAGTAGGCATTGGGGATGTGGGGCTCTAAGCCAGCAAACAGCGTCTTGTTGTAGTGTTTGAAGTCGAagtcctccagccccagcctggaGTATCTGATGGTCACCTGAGGCAGAAACAGCCTGAGCAAGATGAAGACATCCTCAGAGTCCCCTGCACTGACCTTCCCCCACACCTCCCTCCTGAGTCCAGAGGGACAGGGGAAGGAGTCTTGGACGAGCCCTTCAACCCTTTCTCATATGACCCACTTCCCTGGGAACCTTTCCCCACATCCCAGAGGGCCCCTTCCTTGGTATCCCCCAGCACCTTGCGGTATTTCTTAGAGACCATGTGGAGATGTGGCTCCTCTTCCCGCCCTACTGGTG contains:
- the PAN2 gene encoding PAN2-PAN3 deadenylation complex catalytic subunit PAN2 isoform X8, encoding MNFEGLDPALAEYAPAMHSALDPVLDAHLNPSLLQNVELDPEGVALEALPVQESVHIMEGVYSELHSVVAEVGVPVSVSHFDLHEEMLWVGSHGGHATSFFGPALERYSSFQVNGSDDIRQIQSLENGILFLTKNNLKYMARGGLIIFDYLLDESEDMHSLLLTDSSTLLVGGLQSHILEIDLNTVQETQKSHSPWFPRFPAQYAVETPGVTVMRQTNRFFFCGHTTGKVSLRDLRTFKVEHEFDAFSGSLSDFDVHGNLLATCGFSSRLTGLACDRFLKVYDLRMMRAITPLQVHVDPAFLRFIPTYTSRLAIISQSGQCQFCEPTGLANPADIFHVNPVGPLLMTFDVSASKQALAFGDSEGCVHLWTDSPEPSFNPYSRETEFALPCLVDSLPPLDWSQDLLPLSLIPVPLTTDTLLSDWPAANSAPAPRRAPPVDAEILRTMKKVGFIGYAPNPRTRLRNQIPYRLKESDSEFDSFSQVTESPVGREEEPHLHMVSKKYRKVTIRYSRLGLEDFDFKHYNKTLFAGLEPHIPNAYCNCMIQVLYFLEPVRCLIQNHLCQKEFCLACELGFLFHMLDLSRGDPCQGSNFLRAFRTIPEASALGLILADSDEASGKGSLARLIQRWNRFILTQLHQDLQELEGPQAYRGTGGSFCSSGDSVIGQLFSCEMENCSLCRCGSETARASSTLLFTLSYPEDKTGKNCDFAQVLKRSICLEQNTQAWCDNCEKYQPTIQTRNIRHLPDILVINCEVNSLKEADFWRMQAEVAFKMAIKKHGGDISKNKEFALADWKELGSPEGMLMCPSTEELKNVWLPFSIRMKMTKNKGLDVCSWTDGDEMQHEAVQFDMNWKVPAILYYIKRNLNSKYNLNIKNPIEANVLLAEASLARKQRKTHTTFIPLMLNEMPQVGDLVGLDAEFVTLNEEEAELRSDGTKSTIKPSQMSVARITCVRGQGPNEGIPFIDDYISTQEQVVDYLTQYSGIKPGDLDAKISSKHLTTLKSTYLKLRFLIDIGVKFVGHGLQKDFRVINLMVPKDQVLDTVYLFHMPRKRMISLRFLAWYFLDLKIQGETHDSIEDARTALQLYRKYLELSKNGTEPESFHKVLKGLYEKGRKMDWKVPEPEGQTSPKSAAVFSSVLAL
- the PAN2 gene encoding PAN2-PAN3 deadenylation complex catalytic subunit PAN2 isoform X3, producing the protein MNFEGLDPALAEYAPAMHSALDPVLDAHLNPSLLQNVELDPEGVALEALPVQESVHIMEGVYSELHSVVAEVGVPVSVSHFDLHEEMLWVGSHGGHATSFFGPALERYSSFQVNGSDDIRQIQSLENGILFLTKNNLKYMARGGLIIFDYLLDESEDMHSLLLTDSSTLLVGGLQSHILEIDLNTVQETQKYAVETPGVTVMRQTNRFFFCGHTTGKVSLRDLRTFKVEHEFDAFSGSLSDFDVHGNLLATCGFSSRLTGLACDRFLKVYDLRMMRAITPLQVHVDPAFLRFIPTYTSRLAIISQSGQCQFCEPTGLANPADIFHVNPVGPLLMTFDVSASKQALAFGDSEGCVHLWTDSPEPSFNPYSRETEFALPCLVDSLPPLDWSQDLLPLSLIPVPLTTDTLLSDWPAANSAPAPRRAPPVDAEILRTMKKVGFIGYAPNPRTRLRNQIPYRLKESDSEFDSFSQVTESPVGREEEPHLHMVSKKYRKVTIRYSRLGLEDFDFKHYNKTLFAGLEPHIPNAYCNCMIQVLYFLEPVRCLIQNHLCQKEFCLACELGFLFHMLDLSRGDPCQGSNFLRAFRTIPEASALGLILADSDEASGKGSLARLIQRWNRFILTQLHQDLQELEGPQAYRGTGGSFCSSGDSVIGQLFSCEMENCSLCRCGSETARASSTLLFTLSYPEDKTGKNCDFAQVLKRSICLEQNTQAWCDNCEKYQPTIQTRNIRHLPDILVINCEVNSLKEADFWRMQAEVAFKMAIKKHGGDISKNKEFALADWKELGSPEGMLMCPSTEELKNVWLPFSIRMKMTKNKGLDVCSWTDGDEMQLSSLGTPSQWGPARAEEEHGVHVYDLMATVVHILDSRTGGSLVAHIKVGETYHQRKEGVTHQQWYLFNDFLIEPIDKHEAVQFDMNWKVPAILYYIKRNLNSKYNLNIKNPIEANVLLAEASLARKQRKTHTTFIPLMLNEMPQVGDLVGLDAEFVTLNEEEAELRSDGTKSTIKPSQMSVARITCVRGQGPNEGIPFIDDYISTQEQVVDYLTQYSGIKPGDLDAKISSKHLTTLKSTYLKLRFLIDIGVKFVGHGLQKDFRVINLMVPKDQVLDTVYLFHMPRKRMISLRFLAWYFLDLKIQGETHDSIEDARTALQLYRKYLELSKNGTEPESFHKVLKGLYEKGRKMDWKVPEPEGQTSPKSAAVFSSVLAL
- the PAN2 gene encoding PAN2-PAN3 deadenylation complex catalytic subunit PAN2 isoform X9, whose product is MNFEGLDPALAEYAPAMHSALDPVLDAHLNPSLLQNVELDPEGVALEALPVQESVHIMEGVYSELHSVVAEVGVPVSVSHFDLHEEMLWVGSHGGHATSFFGPALERYSSFQVNGSDDIRQIQSLENGILFLTKNNLKYMARGGLIIFDYLLDESEDMHSLLLTDSSTLLVGGLQSHILEIDLNTVQETQKSHSPWFPRFPAQYAVETPGVTVMRQTNRFFFCGHTTGKVSLRDLRTFKVEHEFDAFSGSLSDFDVHGNLLATCGFSSRLTGLACDRFLKVYDLRMMRAITPLQVHVDPAFLRFIPTYTSRLAIISQSGQCQFCEPTGLANPADIFHVNPVGPLLMTFDVSASKQALAFGDSEGCVHLWTDSPEPSFNPYSRETEFALPCLVDSLPPLDWSQDLLPLSLIPVPLTTDTLLSDWPAANSAPAPRRAPPVDAEILRTMKKVGFIGYAPNPRTRLRNQIPYRLKESDSEFDSFSQVTESPVGREEEPHLHMVSKKYRKVTIRYSRLGLEDFDFKHYNKTLFAGLEPHIPNAYCNCMIQVLYFLEPVRCLIQNHLCQKEFCLACELGFLFHMLDLSRGDPCQGSNFLRAFRTIPEASALGLILADSDEASGKGSLARLIQRWNRFILTQLHQDLQELEGPQAYRGTGGSFCSSGDSVIGQLFSCEMENCSLCRCGSETARASSTLLFTLSYPEDKTGKNCDFAQVLKRSICLEQNTQAWCDNCEKYQPTIQTRNIRHLPDILVINCEVNSLKEADFWRMQAEVAFKMAIKKHGGDISKNKEFALADWKELGSPEGMLMCPSTEELKNVWLPFSIRMKMTKNKGLDVCSWTDGDEMQLSSLGTPSQWGPARAEEEHGVHVYDLMATVVHILDSRTGGSLVAHIKVGETYHQRKEGVTHQQWYLFNDFLIEPIDKHEAVQFDMNWKVPAILYYIKRNLNSKYNLNIKNPIEANVLLAEASLARKQRKTHTTFIPLMLNEMPQVGDLVGLDAEFVTLNEEEAELRSDGTKSTIKPSQMSVARITCVRGQGPNEGIPFIDDYISTQEQVVDYLTQYSGIKPGDLDAKISSKHLTTLKSTYLKLRFLIDIGVKFVGHGLQKDFRVINLMT
- the PAN2 gene encoding PAN2-PAN3 deadenylation complex catalytic subunit PAN2 isoform X7, yielding MNFEGLDPALAEYAPAMHSALDPVLDAHLNPSLLQNVELDPEGVALEALPVQESVHIMEGVYSELHSVVAEVGVPVSVSHFDLHEEMLWVGSHGGHATSFFGPALERYSSFQVNGSDDIRQIQSLENGILFLTKNNLKYMARGGLIIFDYLLDESEDMHSLLLTDSSTLLVGGLQSHILEIDLNTVQETQKSHSPWFPRFPAQYAVETPGVTVMRQTNRFFFCGHTTGKVSLRDLRTFKVEHEFDAFSGSLSDFDVHGNLLATCGFSSRLTGLACDRFLKVYDLRMMRAITPLQVHVDPAFLRFIPTYTSRLAIISQSGQCQFCEPTGLANPADIFHVNPVGPLLMTFDVSASKQALAFGDSEGCVHLWTDSPEPSFNPYSRETEFALPCLVDSLPPLDWSQDLLPLSLIPVPLTTDTLLSDWPAANSAPAPRRAPPVDAEILRTMKKVGFIGYAPNPRTRLRNQIPYRLKESDSEFDSFSQVTESPVGREEEPHLHMVSKKYRKVTIRYSRLGLEDFDFKHYNKTLFAGLEPHIPNAYCNCMIQVLYFLEPVRCLIQNHLCQKEFCLACELGFLFHMLDLSRGDPCQGSNFLRAFRTIPEASALGLILADSDEASGKGSLARLIQRWNRFILTQLHQDLQELEGPQAYRGTGGSFCSSGDSVIGQLFSCEMENCSLCRCGSETARASSTLLFTLSYPEDKTGKNCDFAQVLKRSICLEQNTQAWCDNCEKYQPTIQTRNIRHLPDILVINCEVNSLKEADFWRMQAEVAFKMAIKKHGGDISKNKEFALADWKELGSPEGMLMCPSTEELKNVWLPFSIRMKMTKNKGLDVCSWTDGDEMQLSSLGTPSQWGPARAEEEHGVHVYDLMATVVHILDSRTGGSLVAHIKVGETYHQRKEGVTHQQWYLFNDFLIEPIDKHEAVQFDMNWKVPAILYYIKRNLNSKYNLNIKNPIEANVLLAEASLARKQRKTHTTFIPLMLNEMPQVGDLVGLDAEFVTLNEEEAELRSDGTKSTIKPSQMSVARITCVRGQGPNEGIPFIDDYISTQEQVVDYLTQYSGIKPGDLDAKISSKHLTTLKSTYLKLRFLIDIGVKFVGHGLQKDFRVINLMVPKDQVLDTVYLFHMPRKRMISLRFLAWYFLGPKLFHLCFPQT